One Helicobacter cetorum MIT 00-7128 DNA window includes the following coding sequences:
- a CDS encoding lipid-A-disaccharide synthase: protein MQVKIFCDAFKESGLGHLRRCEKLLVYLKKIGIKSSIHTYKQQKDCLSFLNNIGSTDFIITDSYQLVSKDFYTFRKKAKALMVIEDSEHKEGFYPKHTSIINGTLGAKNYYKNLSQDYFYYLGAEFLPISFDFCYKRSIVSQVEHVLITLGGSKQDILKDIVEILENKNVILHVISQDIIKEVKNIHYYNHLSLLEFSHLMKSCDVAISAGGMTLYELVLSQTPSLILPIATNQLAQSLEFEKLGAFKITSLETLERDFENLIPLKERKRQVDIFKTLNFGEHLERALKEFLER from the coding sequence ATGCAAGTAAAAATCTTTTGTGATGCTTTCAAAGAAAGTGGTTTAGGACATTTGAGGCGTTGTGAAAAGCTATTGGTGTATTTAAAAAAAATAGGCATAAAATCAAGTATTCATACATACAAACAACAAAAAGATTGCCTTTCTTTTTTAAACAATATTGGCTCTACAGATTTTATTATTACAGATAGTTATCAATTAGTTTCAAAAGATTTTTATACTTTTAGAAAAAAGGCTAAGGCTTTAATGGTTATAGAAGATAGCGAGCATAAAGAGGGCTTTTATCCTAAACATACAAGCATTATCAATGGCACTTTAGGTGCAAAGAATTATTATAAAAATTTAAGCCAAGATTATTTTTATTATTTGGGGGCAGAGTTTTTACCTATATCTTTTGATTTTTGTTATAAACGCTCTATTGTTTCACAAGTTGAGCATGTATTGATTACTTTAGGAGGGAGCAAGCAAGATATACTCAAAGATATTGTAGAAATTTTAGAAAATAAAAATGTTATTTTGCATGTAATTAGCCAAGATATTATAAAAGAAGTTAAAAATATCCATTACTACAACCATTTAAGCCTTTTAGAATTTAGCCATTTAATGAAATCTTGTGATGTGGCTATTAGTGCGGGAGGCATGACACTTTATGAGCTTGTGCTTAGCCAAACGCCTAGCTTAATTTTACCCATAGCCACTAACCAACTAGCCCAAAGCCTAGAGTTTGAAAAATTAGGGGCTTTTAAAATAACAAGTTTAGAGACCTTAGAAAGAGATTTTGAAAATTTAATCCCTTTAAAAGAGCGTAAAAGACAAGTTGATATTTTTAAAACTCTAAATTTTGGAGAGCATTTAGAGCGAGCATTAAAGGAGTTTTTAGAGCGTTGA
- the pseF gene encoding pseudaminic acid cytidylyltransferase: MRVVAFVLARSGSKRIKQKNIYTFFNKPMLAYPIEIALQSALFENVYISTDSLEFALIAQSYGASFLKLRPKSLANDTATTLEVLAYHTQELNLKDDDIVCCLYGTSILLQVNHLKQAFEMLMQDNSKNYVFACTPFSTSPFRSFSLELKMPFKKYLNTRSQDLPKLYYDAGLFYMGRAYAFKKQYPIFDKQSGVLVLSPLEVQDIDTLEDLELAKLKYERLLKACK, encoded by the coding sequence ATGCGAGTTGTAGCATTTGTTCTAGCTAGAAGTGGTAGTAAGCGCATTAAGCAAAAAAATATTTATACATTTTTTAATAAGCCTATGTTAGCTTATCCTATTGAGATAGCTCTTCAAAGCGCCTTATTTGAAAATGTGTATATTTCCACAGATAGTTTAGAGTTTGCTTTAATAGCTCAAAGTTATGGAGCGAGCTTTTTAAAATTACGCCCTAAATCTTTAGCTAATGACACTGCTACAACTTTAGAAGTTTTAGCCTATCACACACAAGAATTGAATTTAAAAGATGATGATATTGTATGTTGCTTGTATGGCACTTCTATCTTATTGCAAGTTAATCATTTAAAGCAAGCTTTTGAAATGCTTATGCAAGATAATAGCAAGAACTATGTGTTTGCTTGTACACCCTTTAGCACTTCGCCTTTTCGCTCTTTTAGCTTAGAATTGAAAATGCCTTTTAAAAAATATCTTAACACTCGCTCTCAAGATTTGCCTAAGCTCTATTATGATGCTGGATTATTTTATATGGGGCGAGCCTATGCTTTTAAAAAGCAATACCCTATTTTTGATAAGCAATCTGGTGTTTTAGTGTTATCGCCCTTAGAAGTCCAAGATATTGATACTTTAGAAGATTTAGAACTAGCTAAACTTAAATACGAACGATTATTAAAAGCATGCAAGTAA
- the flgH gene encoding flagellar basal body L-ring protein FlgH, whose amino-acid sequence MNKVLLGLGFSVLLMANEPGINFNPPDYVEETPAKEFIPELNKLGSLFGQGERPLFADRRAMKPNDLITVIISEKSSASYSSSKDYKSASGGNSTPPRLTYNGQNERKKKEAEFLDDKNNYNFTKSSNNTNFKGGGSQKKSEDLNVVLSARIIKVLENGNYFIYGNKEVLVDGEKQILKVSGVIRPYDIERNNTIQSKFLADAKIEYTNLGNLSNSNKKKFAADAMETQMPY is encoded by the coding sequence ATGAATAAGGTATTGCTAGGTTTAGGATTTAGCGTTTTATTAATGGCTAATGAGCCGGGGATTAATTTTAACCCTCCTGATTATGTAGAAGAGACTCCAGCAAAAGAATTTATCCCTGAACTTAATAAATTAGGGAGTTTGTTTGGACAAGGTGAGCGCCCCTTATTTGCTGATAGAAGGGCTATGAAACCCAATGATTTAATCACGGTGATTATTTCAGAAAAATCAAGCGCATCTTATTCTAGCTCTAAAGATTATAAAAGTGCCTCTGGAGGTAATTCCACGCCTCCAAGATTGACTTATAACGGACAAAATGAGAGAAAGAAAAAAGAGGCTGAATTTTTAGATGATAAGAATAATTACAACTTCACTAAATCTAGCAACAATACCAATTTTAAAGGGGGAGGTTCGCAAAAAAAGAGCGAAGATTTGAATGTGGTATTGAGTGCACGCATTATTAAGGTGTTAGAAAATGGAAATTATTTCATTTATGGGAATAAAGAAGTGCTTGTAGATGGAGAAAAGCAGATTTTAAAAGTGAGTGGGGTGATTAGACCTTATGATATTGAACGCAACAACACTATCCAATCTAAATTCCTTGCTGATGCTAAAATTGAATACACTAATTTAGGGAATTTAAGTAATTCCAATAAAAAGAAATTTGCTGCAGATGCAATGGAAACTCAAATGCCTTATTAA
- a CDS encoding outer membrane protein codes for MKTPRLIKTLASIGLLLSTLYADEITPSPSWTKNMYMGVNYQTGSINLMTNINGTKKLTNMGSNGIGLIIGYNHFFNADRILGLRYFAFLDWEGYGMKYPKGYYGGNNMITYGVGLDAVWNFFQGSFYQDDISVEIGAFGGIAIAGNSWYIGNKGQELLGITNQGVSDTSFQFLFNFGVKALFVDEHEFEIGFKFPTINNKYYISDEIKVQMRRVFAFYVGYNYHF; via the coding sequence TTGAAAACACCACGCCTAATCAAAACGCTTGCAAGTATAGGCTTGCTATTAAGCACTCTATATGCAGATGAAATAACACCTTCGCCCTCTTGGACAAAGAACATGTATATGGGAGTGAATTACCAAACCGGCTCTATTAATCTTATGACCAACATTAATGGCACAAAGAAACTTACTAATATGGGCTCAAATGGTATTGGACTAATTATAGGTTATAATCATTTTTTTAATGCTGACCGTATTTTAGGCTTGCGCTATTTTGCTTTCTTAGATTGGGAGGGCTATGGCATGAAATATCCTAAAGGGTATTATGGTGGAAACAACATGATTACTTATGGTGTGGGCCTTGATGCAGTGTGGAACTTCTTCCAAGGGAGCTTTTATCAAGATGATATTAGTGTAGAGATTGGGGCTTTTGGGGGCATTGCTATTGCAGGTAATAGTTGGTATATTGGCAATAAGGGGCAAGAACTCTTAGGTATTACCAATCAAGGAGTAAGTGATACAAGTTTTCAATTTCTCTTTAATTTTGGTGTGAAAGCCTTATTTGTAGATGAGCATGAATTTGAAATCGGTTTTAAATTCCCCACTATCAACAATAAATACTATATTAGTGATGAGATTAAGGTTCAAATGCGTAGGGTTTTTGCCTTTTATGTAGGCTATAACTACCACTTTTAA
- a CDS encoding phospholipase D-like domain-containing protein, translating to MKNRLKKAVAISMVLGCLGFANAKNSVFFLPYEQREALNALISGINGAKNNIKISIYSFTHKDIAKVIKSVASRGVKVQIIYDYESNHNSRNSTSGYLAKYPNIKACLLRGRMAQRGNNYYGIMHQKMAIIDDKVVFLGSANWSKNAFENNYEVLLKTDDSNVALKARSYFRKMLEKCVGF from the coding sequence ATGAAAAATAGATTGAAAAAAGCTGTAGCAATCAGTATGGTTTTAGGCTGTTTAGGGTTTGCAAACGCTAAAAATAGCGTGTTCTTTTTACCTTATGAGCAAAGAGAGGCATTAAACGCACTTATTTCTGGTATCAATGGCGCTAAAAATAATATTAAGATTTCTATTTATAGCTTTACGCATAAAGATATTGCCAAGGTGATTAAAAGCGTGGCAAGTAGGGGGGTAAAAGTGCAAATCATTTATGATTATGAAAGCAATCATAATAGTAGGAATTCTACAAGTGGCTATTTAGCAAAGTATCCTAATATCAAAGCATGTTTATTAAGGGGGCGTATGGCTCAAAGAGGTAATAACTACTATGGAATTATGCATCAAAAAATGGCTATCATAGATGATAAAGTGGTGTTTTTAGGTTCGGCTAATTGGAGCAAAAATGCCTTTGAAAACAATTATGAAGTGTTGTTAAAAACTGATGATTCTAATGTGGCATTAAAAGCTAGAAGTTATTTTAGAAAAATGCTAGAAAAATGCGTGGGGTTTTAA
- the gmk gene encoding guanylate kinase, whose protein sequence is MNNHTNLLILSGPSGSGKSTLTKHLQENIPHMYFSISTTTRQKREGEIENLHYYFVSEEEFKLGIEQGQFLEWAIVHNNYYGTSKAPVEQALKEGKIVIFDIDVQGHRDIKKHYPNACSVFINTKDQETLKQRLISRGTDSKEIIQKRLVHAYNEMQCLKSFDYLIINENLEKSKEAILSIAKTLAYRQKAFNFEKVCQEWKAH, encoded by the coding sequence ATGAATAATCACACCAATTTGCTGATTCTCTCAGGGCCTAGTGGCTCTGGGAAAAGCACCCTTACAAAACATTTACAAGAAAATATCCCACACATGTATTTTTCTATCTCCACCACAACACGCCAAAAGCGAGAGGGCGAAATAGAAAATTTACACTATTATTTTGTAAGCGAAGAAGAGTTTAAGCTTGGCATAGAGCAAGGACAATTTTTAGAATGGGCAATTGTGCATAATAATTACTATGGCACTTCTAAAGCCCCCGTAGAACAAGCTCTTAAAGAGGGTAAAATCGTTATTTTTGATATTGATGTGCAAGGGCATAGAGATATTAAAAAGCACTACCCTAACGCTTGTTCAGTCTTTATCAATACCAAAGACCAAGAGACCTTAAAACAACGCTTAATTTCAAGAGGCACAGACTCAAAAGAGATTATTCAAAAACGCTTAGTGCATGCTTATAATGAAATGCAATGCCTTAAAAGTTTTGATTATCTTATCATCAATGAAAATTTAGAAAAGTCCAAAGAGGCGATTTTAAGCATTGCAAAAACCTTAGCATACCGCCAAAAAGCGTTTAATTTTGAAAAGGTATGCCAAGAATGGAAAGCACATTAA
- the tatA gene encoding twin-arginine translocase TatA/TatE family subunit has product MGGFTSIWHWVIVLLVIILLFGAKKIPELAKGLGSGIKNFKKAVKDDEEDLNSSNATQKSLDEKASATQNINATQKQES; this is encoded by the coding sequence ATGGGCGGATTTACAAGTATATGGCATTGGGTCATCGTCTTATTAGTGATTATTTTGTTATTTGGAGCTAAGAAAATTCCTGAACTTGCTAAAGGCTTAGGCAGTGGGATTAAGAATTTCAAAAAGGCTGTAAAAGATGATGAGGAAGATTTAAATTCTTCTAATGCTACTCAAAAGAGCCTTGATGAAAAAGCAAGCGCTACTCAAAACATCAATGCTACTCAAAAGCAAGAAAGTTAA